CACGTCATTGATTGCCGCACAGGAAGCGGCATTGTGCCCGAGGGGCTTTTCGATAAGCAGATGCTTGCCGTTGCGGGCGGCTTCGATCGCCATTTTTTCATGCAAATGGTGCGGTGAGGCAATGACGACAGCATCAATTTCCGGATCAGCGAGCAGATCGTGATAGTCTAGATAGGCGCGACAGCTGAATTGCCTTGCAAACTCGGCGATTGCATCGGCGTCATTGCGACAGGCAGCCACCAGTTCAACGCCTTGTGCATCGGCTATCGCAATGGCATGAGCTGCCCCAAAATAACCTGCACCGATAATTCCTACGCGGATCACGTCTTTGCCCTTTCGTAGATGCGATCGATCAGGTCCATCGCTGTGCGGTAATCATGCAATGTGACCCCGGCACCTTGCCCCGCTTCGATGCGGTTGAGCGTGTCGCGCAGGAAATCACGATAGCGCAGGCCGGGTGGCGGCGAGTGGATTTCGTCGTTCCGGCCATCGTCAAGCGTTGCGCAGCGCGAGATTGAGCCATGGTCGTGCAGAACTGCATTGGTGGTGACCAGGCGAAGCTCGAAATCACCACCGGGGGCTAGCGTTGGAAATGTGTAGCCGGCTTCGAGGGTGAACAGCACTCCTGCCGCATCGCGCAAGACAACATGGGCGTAGTCCTCGACTGGCTCATCATGAATGGTGTTGAGGATCTGGGCGCTGATGATTTCAAGCGGGCCGGTTGCATGAGCAAGGATCAGGTCAACGCCGTGAATGCCAATATTTCTCAGAGCACCGCCGCCACTGATTTCCGGGTCGAGCAGCCAGCCAACGCCTTGATCGCGATAGCGTCGCGGACTGCCATTGACGATGCGGAAGTGCAGTTGAACAAGACGACCGGAGCGCCCCTCCGCCTCGAGCTGACTGCGTCGTTCCAGAACCGGGCTCAGCCGATGCCCGAACGGGATGGCAATATGGCACCCATGGCGTTCCGCCGCCGCGGCTATAGTGTCCAGATCTGAACTGGTCGGCACGGCTGGTTTTTCCAGCACCAATGTGGGCACGGTCTCGACAATGCGCATTGCCTGCTGCGGCACATGGAGTGGATGCCCCATCAGAATGGCGATGTCAGGCGCAGCGGCAAGCAGGGCCTCAAAAGACAGCGCTTCCAAGCCGTGTTGTTCGGCAAAGGAAATGGCGACCGCCTGATCCTCATCCCAGACGCCAATGACATGAGCACCAGCGTGCAGGGCAGCATCGAGATGCATTGCTGCGTGCCAGTGACCGACACCAAATAGAGCAATGCGCCATTTGGTTTGCATCAATTGCTTGCCCCGGTGGCGGCGATAGCACCCAGCAGGCTCAATGCGGTGTGATAGAGCGGATCGAGATCAGGTGTTGCTGGCGTTATGTCCACGGGACCAGACAGATCGC
This genomic stretch from Devosia sp. YIM 151766 harbors:
- a CDS encoding Gfo/Idh/MocA family oxidoreductase, with product MQTKWRIALFGVGHWHAAMHLDAALHAGAHVIGVWDEDQAVAISFAEQHGLEALSFEALLAAAPDIAILMGHPLHVPQQAMRIVETVPTLVLEKPAVPTSSDLDTIAAAAERHGCHIAIPFGHRLSPVLERRSQLEAEGRSGRLVQLHFRIVNGSPRRYRDQGVGWLLDPEISGGGALRNIGIHGVDLILAHATGPLEIISAQILNTIHDEPVEDYAHVVLRDAAGVLFTLEAGYTFPTLAPGGDFELRLVTTNAVLHDHGSISRCATLDDGRNDEIHSPPPGLRYRDFLRDTLNRIEAGQGAGVTLHDYRTAMDLIDRIYERAKT